GGCATTCCTTTGGGTTTATCCCCAATTTTAAACGCCCCAATTTGAGTTAAACTCATTAATTCTAAAGCAGATTCAAATACTAACCGAATGGGAATCTTTTGGACTCGTTCTCGTAACCATAAAACTTGATCATAATCAAATAATAAACTTGCAAAAAAAACATCAGCAGTTTCTAACGCTGCTGCGACGGTATCCGGTTCAGTAGAAATAGCGCGATCGCTAAAGACAAAAATCTCTAACTCAGGACAGCGAACACTGGCTAATTGTGCAGCATTTCGATATAAATCAGCATTAAAAGATTCAAACCCTGCAATTAAAACAATTCGTTTCATAAAATCAGTTTTTAAAATATACGGTTTAATCTATGATAGATAATTATAGCAAGTCTAAATTTGAAGGAAATGATAGAAGATGATTCTCCAACTCCGATTTTAATCGCAGGAGTGGATGAAGTTGGACGAGGTGCTTTATTTGGCCCTGTGGTAGCAGCAGCCGTGATTTTATCTGAAAATAGTATGACCCAATTAACCCGTGCTGGGGTGAAAGATAGTAAGAAATTAACCCCTGGGGTGCGATCGCGGTTAGCCCTGGAAATCAAAGCGATCGCCATTGATTGTAAAATTGGTTGGGCTTCTGTGCGAGAAATTGATCGCTTCAATATTTTACAAGCGACATTATTAGCCATGAAACGCGCTATTTTTAAGTTAAATCCCCAACCCGAACTTTGTTTAATTGATGGGAATCAAAAAATTCCTCAATTATTCATTCCCCAACAAACCATCATCAAAGGTGATAGTACATCTTTGGTAATTGCAGCCGCCAGTATTGTCGCCAAAGTTTGGCGAGATGAATTAATTACTCGTTTAGCGGAAAAATATCCTCAATATGATTTAAAACAAAATAAAGGTTACGGAACTGCAAAACACCGTCAAGCCATTCAACAGTATGGTGTAACTTCTCAACATCGTCAATCTTTTAGTTGTTGTCAATTATCCTTACCTTTAGAGTACAATGAAAGATAGAAAAGATTCAACGATGCTGTACCCAACTTTGAACTAGGAGGATTACTCTTTGTGGAACCGACTTACGAAACCTTAAAACAACAACTGACTGCATTATCTCAACGCTATCCTAATTTAGGGAGTCGTCTTACCGAAGCTGCACAACACCTCAAAACCGCAGGAACTCCCCCAGCAAAAAGCTTAGTGGATGAAGTAATTGCTTACTCTAAAGACTTTAGCGAAATTCAACAAAAATTCGTCGCCCAAGGACAACAAGGTGCTGCTCAAGCAACCTCTGTAAAACAGTTACAGAATTTATTACAAACCTTAACCGCCACCCCTGGACATCAGAAGACTCACCAACAAGCGTTGCAAATTTTAGAGCAAGTTCTCTCTCTGACTCACAGCGAACAAAAGGATTTTCCCCCCTTACAAACCGCTCAAAATCAAGCCAGAGAATTCCAACAATCTATTACTCAACAAACCAACCAACTGCATTCTGTCGCCGAAGCCTTAGCGGCTGGAAATCATCCGTTAGTGGCTTTAGTAAATCTAGTCGAAAAACAAGATCAATTAGATGATAATCAATGGGCAATTTTAGAAGAACAAATTACTAAAGCCTTTGGTAAGTCTCTGGGTGTGGCAATTTCCAGAAGAAAAATTAATTTCACCGTTCAACCTCCCGCCCCAGTTGCAACCGTTCCTAAACCACAAATTCCTGATATTGTGATCTTGGACGAGCCCCAAGGATCGGCTAGTCCAGAATTAATTATTGTTCCCAGTATTGATGTTACCAAATTACCTCCAACTATTGATGGGAAAAATATTGTTTTTGGCAATGCACCCCTTGTATCTAAACCCCAAGAAAAGGCAACCCTTTCTAATATTAATTTAAAAATTTTAGTCCATTTACAAGGTTTAGGCGATCGCACCTTTACCGCCAGAGAATACGCCGGAACACGAGGTCAAGGACGGCGTTTAGAAGCTCTGCAAATTAACATTGATCCCCCCATTGCGGGTTTAAGTCTGCGCTATATGGCTCATATTGCCAACGTTGGGGATACCCCCTGGATTTCCGAAGGACAATTAGTAGGAGAACGGGGAAAAAACCGACAAATTGAGGGATTTATGATTGAACTCACCGGCCCCCAAGCTGCAAACTACACGGTTTTCTATACAGCCCACATCCAAAATAAAGGCGATGTTCCCGTCTGCACCAACGGCCAATACTGCGGCACAAAAGGTCAAGGTCTACGGGTAGAAGGACTTAAAGTTTGGATCGAAGCGAAGTAATAATCAGTTATCAGTTATCAGTTAACAGTTATCAGTGTAAGAGTTAAGGGTTAAAATTTCAGCCGTAATAAGTTGTAAACGTTAACAACTGCCCACTTCTTGACTGATAACTGATAACTGATAACTGATGACTATCCTTGTAAGGCAACCACCCAAACTAAAAGCAAGGCTTCTGTCCATTCAACAACGGCCCCATAAGTATCTCCGGTGTGTCCTCCCAGACGAGCATTAAACCAAGCCCCGCTTAAAATGGCGATCGCACTTCCCCCTAAAGCTAGACCTACAGCCACTAACCAATGCTGAGGATGGAGAAGCACAATAATCCCACTTAAGCCGATTAACAATAGTGCACCGGGAACTAAATCCCAGGAGGAATAGGGAGTATCCTTGTGAAAGGCTCCTTTTCCGGTGGCTTTCAAATAAGGATAACGAGCGATCGCCACTAACTGTCCCCAACGTCCCCATCCAGCCACCGCCATTAAAATTAAGCCTCGATCCGCACTCAAATCTTGTAAAGCAGAAACCTTTAATAATATAATTGCGATCGCGGCCATCACCCCAAAAGCCCCCGTCACACTATCGGTCATCACCTCTAAGCGTCGATTCGGATCGCCCACGGCTAAACCATCAGCCGTATCCATTGCTCCATCTAAATGTAATCCTCCGGTGATCCCAATTCCGGCTAGAATGACTAAGACACAACGGGTAAATACCGGACAACCGAGTAGGAATAATCCCCCATCAATTAAGCTTAAAATTCCGCCGATTAATATCCCAATCACTGGGGCAAAACGGGCAATTCCTCGAAACTCCAACGACCAAGATAGGGGGATAGGGAAACAGGTATAAAAGGCAATTGCCGCCGCTAACGCTGCACCCTGTCGCTGGAAAAATTCAGAAAGTGATCGAATCAGCTTATTATCTGACATAGCAAAAAATTAAATTTGCGTAGATCTATAAATATTTTCTAGGTTATGCCAGAATTGAAATAACAACTTATGTTTTGCCTGAGTCAAGTCAAAACATCATATCGGAGTTTACCAACTCCAGGGTTGTTCAATGACACATCTGCTCGAAAACGAATCCATCCTTTTTAATTCCTTCCGATTATTTCAGATAAGAGAAGGAATAGGTGAGTTACAAACCCGGTTTGTCCGATTGGACAGTTGTAGTTTTGCTACAATGACAACATCTACCATATCAGTGAAAAGCATGGTTCTAATGATGGGTAGGAATAGCTTGAGCCTTGTTAAAGAATTTTATTAAAATTCTGACTTCAGCCTTGCATTTTCCTCAATAATTGTTAGAGTAAAACCATAAGATCAATGGCGGAGGAATAAAACAATTAAGGTTCGTAATTGGGAAGCCGTATTGGAATTAACGACCAGTACAGCCAGACACCTTTGTTCGTAATTCCTCTACACCTAGGGATGGGATAACTTGACAACTACAGATTTCATTCAACAGAATCATTGCCATTCTGTCATTCACAGATTACATCTGAGGCTTTTGCTCCATGAGTTACGACCAACTAAACTACAGGGTGTCTGCTCCGTGCATTATCGATACGGGTATCGTTCTCAATAAGCGGGATATGCAAAAACTGCTTGTTGATTTAGGTCGTGTCCGTTATTTGCATATTCAAGACGGACAAATATGCACTGAAGCAGAAGGATACATCCTAGAAGTTTTTGCTAATCCACAACAAGCAACATTAGTTGCGAATCATTCGTTGTATTTGAATGTTTATAGTTTTGATTACTTAGAACTCAAACAGTCTCCTGACAAGGAAACTTATTTTGATCTGGTTCAAGAAGGAGGGCGTTTATTAAGATTAATTCCTTTAAACAATCCCTTACAAGAACAATTTAATCGCAATTTTAATGCAGCAGCTTTAGATGCGGTTATGGATCAAGTTTTGTCTTCTAATTGGGATGCTCAAATTGATGAGGATGACTGTCCGTTCTAAGGGATAAAAGCAAGAAAATCTGAATTCTCAAGGCTGAATCTCAGAATTTTAACTTTGTTGTTTCAACAGAACCTTAGAATAAAAAAGGAAAGGGGAAAATTATTTTTTACCCCGCTTTTGCCAAGCTGTTTTTTAAGTTTTTTATGTCACACCCTTTTTCCTTTGAAGTTCAGGCGTGCTGTAGTCAAACAAAAGCCCGTGTTGGGTTATTTCATACCCCCCATGGTTGGGTTGAAACCCCGCGATTTATGCCTGTGGGAACCTTAGCCAATGTCAAAACCTTGACTCCAGCCCACCTAAAGGATGCAGGTGCCCAGATGGTTTTATCTAATACCTATCACCTGCATTTACAGCCAGGGGAAAAGATTGTGGCGGGCGCCGGAGGTTTGCATCGATTTATGGGGTGGGATGGCCCGATGTTGACGGATTCTGGGGGGTTTCAAGTCTTTAGTTTAAGTGAAATTCGCACCATCACCGAAGACGGAGTAACGTTTCGTTCTCCCCATGATGGGAAAATCATTAACTTTACCCCAGAACGTTCTATCCAAATTCAAAATGAATTAGGGGCAGATGTGATTATGGCTTTTGATGAATGTCCCCCCTATCCCGCCAGTCGAGAAGCGGTTTTAAAAGCCACCGAACGCACCAAACGCTGGTTAGAACGTTGTATTAATGCCCATCAACGCAGCGACCAAGCTTTATTTGCCATTGTACAGGGGGGTATTTATTCTGATTTACGACAAAAAGCGGCTCAAGAATTAGTTGAATTTGATTTACCTGGATATGCCATTGGTGGGGTAAGTGTGGGGGAACCTGTAACATTAATTGAAAAAATTGTTCAGGTGACAACGCCAATTTTACCCTTTAATAAACCCCGTTATTTAATGGGGGTAGGAACCTATCGGGAAATGGCTCAAGCCATTGCTGCTGGGGTGGATTTATTTGATTGTGTCATTCCCACACGTTTAGCCCGTCATGGCGCGGCGTTAATTAAGGGAGAACGATTGAATTTAAAAAATGCTCAATTTCGAGAGGATTTTCAACCGTTAGATGAAACTTGTCCCTGTTATACCTGTCAAAATTTTAGTCGAGCCTATGTGAGTCATTTAGTCCGGGCTAAGGAACTCTTAGGCTATACGTTAATCTCGATTCATAATGTTACCGAATTAATTCGATTTACCCAACGCATTCGAGAGGCGATTTTAAACCATCGATTTGCAGAAGAATTCCAATTTTGGTTAAGTCCAGCACCGGATACTGAAACCGTTTTAGACGAAGTTGAAATCAATAAACGTAGTCACGGCTAACCCTCCCCCGTAGTAAGCCCTTCAGGGCTTTCTTACCCCCTATCAATATTTCAATCCCTACCATTGAAACATTGTCGTTCTTCAGAATTATGTCGTGAGGGCGGCTACTAATCGCCCTCTTCAACTAGCATTAACCGTTGCAAATGCCTTCTATATTTTCCTGAAGTTGACGGACTTTGGGGGAAACCCCGCCCCTACAACTGATTACGCCCCTCGGTTGACGGCAGCTTCAACTTGTTTAAATTCTTGTTCCAAACGTTGTTTTAATTTATCGGGGATAGGACGGTTAGGATAGGAGCTATAATGACCTGCTAAGGCGTTGAGGGCGGTTCGCATGGTGGTAAAGGACGAGAGAGTCGTTACAGAGCTATCCCGACGGTAACGGGCAATAAATTCGTTAATCACCTCGCGGGCTTCACCTTGGGCTTCTGCCTTATTCGGTGCATCTTCAGGTAACAGGATAGCGGTTCTTAAGCTATCGA
Above is a window of Planktothrix sp. FACHB-1365 DNA encoding:
- the psb27 gene encoding photosystem II protein Psb27, producing MKKYISRLLALVLVAAITLVGCGGSPSGLLTGNYPQDTLAVVDSLRTAILLPEDAPNKAEAQGEAREVINEFIARYRRDSSVTTLSSFTTMRTALNALAGHYSSYPNRPIPDKLKQRLEQEFKQVEAAVNRGA
- a CDS encoding hydrogenase; this encodes MEPTYETLKQQLTALSQRYPNLGSRLTEAAQHLKTAGTPPAKSLVDEVIAYSKDFSEIQQKFVAQGQQGAAQATSVKQLQNLLQTLTATPGHQKTHQQALQILEQVLSLTHSEQKDFPPLQTAQNQAREFQQSITQQTNQLHSVAEALAAGNHPLVALVNLVEKQDQLDDNQWAILEEQITKAFGKSLGVAISRRKINFTVQPPAPVATVPKPQIPDIVILDEPQGSASPELIIVPSIDVTKLPPTIDGKNIVFGNAPLVSKPQEKATLSNINLKILVHLQGLGDRTFTAREYAGTRGQGRRLEALQINIDPPIAGLSLRYMAHIANVGDTPWISEGQLVGERGKNRQIEGFMIELTGPQAANYTVFYTAHIQNKGDVPVCTNGQYCGTKGQGLRVEGLKVWIEAK
- the tgt gene encoding tRNA guanosine(34) transglycosylase Tgt, which encodes MSHPFSFEVQACCSQTKARVGLFHTPHGWVETPRFMPVGTLANVKTLTPAHLKDAGAQMVLSNTYHLHLQPGEKIVAGAGGLHRFMGWDGPMLTDSGGFQVFSLSEIRTITEDGVTFRSPHDGKIINFTPERSIQIQNELGADVIMAFDECPPYPASREAVLKATERTKRWLERCINAHQRSDQALFAIVQGGIYSDLRQKAAQELVEFDLPGYAIGGVSVGEPVTLIEKIVQVTTPILPFNKPRYLMGVGTYREMAQAIAAGVDLFDCVIPTRLARHGAALIKGERLNLKNAQFREDFQPLDETCPCYTCQNFSRAYVSHLVRAKELLGYTLISIHNVTELIRFTQRIREAILNHRFAEEFQFWLSPAPDTETVLDEVEINKRSHG
- the cobS gene encoding adenosylcobinamide-GDP ribazoletransferase, whose product is MSDNKLIRSLSEFFQRQGAALAAAIAFYTCFPIPLSWSLEFRGIARFAPVIGILIGGILSLIDGGLFLLGCPVFTRCVLVILAGIGITGGLHLDGAMDTADGLAVGDPNRRLEVMTDSVTGAFGVMAAIAIILLKVSALQDLSADRGLILMAVAGWGRWGQLVAIARYPYLKATGKGAFHKDTPYSSWDLVPGALLLIGLSGIIVLLHPQHWLVAVGLALGGSAIAILSGAWFNARLGGHTGDTYGAVVEWTEALLLVWVVALQG
- a CDS encoding ribonuclease HII — its product is MIEDDSPTPILIAGVDEVGRGALFGPVVAAAVILSENSMTQLTRAGVKDSKKLTPGVRSRLALEIKAIAIDCKIGWASVREIDRFNILQATLLAMKRAIFKLNPQPELCLIDGNQKIPQLFIPQQTIIKGDSTSLVIAAASIVAKVWRDELITRLAEKYPQYDLKQNKGYGTAKHRQAIQQYGVTSQHRQSFSCCQLSLPLEYNER